The bacterium nucleotide sequence CAACGGTTCGGTGGAGTTTCATTGATCCGCCCCTCCAAATGATGATTACGTTTTGCCGCAGTAATGCGATGCATGAGAGGCAGCGGCGACCTCTGTTGACGTTCGATGTTTCGACGTGCGAAGATCGGCTGGACTTGGGAATGTGTGGATCAAAAGGGGGAATTACATGAACATGAGCATCTTCAAGCAGATGGCAAAGGTCAATGAGAAGAGCGTCGAGGGCGGGAGGCTCGCGACGTGGCCAACGTGCCAGTCAGCTATTGAAACGCAAGCGCACTTCTGCGATTATCTAATCTATGCTGGACAGAATCATTGTTGACCCGAAGATCTGCGAGGGGAGACCCACGATAAAGGGGCTTAGGATAACAGTGGAGTTCATCCTCAAGCTGCTTGGCGATGGTTATACGGCCTCCCAGATCGTGAACGACTACCCGGACCTGGTGGAGGAGGATGTTTACCAGGCTGCGAAATACGCTGCTTGGCTAGCTAGCGAAAGAACCTTAGCCATTAGATGAGGCTGCTGGCGGATGCACACATCTCCGCGAGAACAGTCCAATTCTTGAGATCACAAGGTCACGACGTTGTCCCGGTAAGCGAGAGTCTTCCCCCCAACGCGACAGATGGCAAGATACTTGCATCGGCAAGACAGGACAATCGTGTCATCTTGACGCAGGACCTCGACTTCTCTGAACTGCTAGCGCTGTCAGGCGCCTCGAGACCCTCGGTCATCTCACTGAGACTGTCATCCTCGAAGATAGAGCTCGTCAACTCGGTGCTCGCAAAAGTACTACCCCAGATTGCTTCAGATGTTGAAAAGGGGGCAATCGTGAGCGTCGGCGACCGCACAGCTCGGGTCAGGCTACTCCCAATCTGAAGTATGAACGACCGACGAGCGGCGCCGATGTGTGAAGTTCTACCCAAACAGCAACCACTAACCGTCTTACAATCACATTTTATTAAGGTTTATGAATGGGCCTAGCCTGAGCGAACCCCGATGATTAGACTGGA carries:
- a CDS encoding DUF433 domain-containing protein, encoding MLDRIIVDPKICEGRPTIKGLRITVEFILKLLGDGYTASQIVNDYPDLVEEDVYQAAKYAAWLASERTLAIR
- a CDS encoding DUF5615 family PIN-like protein → MRSQGHDVVPVSESLPPNATDGKILASARQDNRVILTQDLDFSELLALSGASRPSVISLRLSSSKIELVNSVLAKVLPQIASDVEKGAIVSVGDRTARVRLLPI